A genomic window from Clostridium aceticum includes:
- a CDS encoding TIGR01212 family radical SAM protein (This family includes YhcC from E. coli K-12, an uncharacterized radical SAM protein.), which translates to MEKDIFIYRTYSDYLKEKYGEKVYKLPVNLPLTCPNRDGRLGRGGCSFCAEVGTGFENLPNYYTVSQQLESNKKVIEKKYKAKKFIAYFQNFTNTYLPLEDFKNYIQQAILEDIVEIAISTRPDCIDEEYLIFLKEIKDRHGIEISIELGLQTVNYHSLNRINRGHTLAEFIDAVFYIRKYGFEICTHLILNLPWDQEEDVIENAKIISALRIQQVKLHALYLVEGTIMGDMYKRGEFKIISVEEYQERVMTFLEYLSPNIIVQRLIGRAPEENSVFVNWNRSWWKIRDEIHEMMAKDNRYQGKRANYLGGKALSHN; encoded by the coding sequence ATGGAGAAAGATATTTTTATATATAGAACTTATTCCGATTATCTCAAAGAAAAATATGGAGAAAAAGTATATAAATTACCCGTGAATTTACCTTTGACCTGTCCTAATAGAGATGGAAGGTTAGGGAGAGGAGGTTGCAGTTTTTGTGCAGAAGTAGGTACTGGTTTTGAGAACCTTCCTAACTATTATACAGTATCACAACAGTTGGAGAGTAACAAAAAAGTCATTGAGAAGAAATATAAAGCCAAAAAATTTATTGCATACTTTCAAAACTTCACCAATACTTATCTTCCTTTAGAGGACTTTAAGAACTACATTCAACAGGCAATATTAGAGGATATTGTAGAAATAGCCATCTCTACAAGACCCGATTGTATTGATGAAGAATACTTGATATTTTTAAAAGAAATCAAGGACCGACATGGTATAGAAATTTCTATAGAGTTAGGTCTTCAAACCGTCAATTACCATAGTTTAAATCGAATCAACAGAGGGCATACCTTAGCTGAGTTTATTGATGCTGTTTTTTACATACGAAAGTATGGGTTTGAAATATGTACCCACTTAATATTGAATTTACCGTGGGACCAAGAAGAAGACGTTATAGAAAATGCAAAAATTATTTCAGCCTTGAGAATACAACAGGTAAAGTTACATGCTTTATATTTAGTAGAAGGAACAATCATGGGTGATATGTATAAAAGAGGAGAATTTAAGATTATTTCTGTAGAGGAATATCAAGAAAGAGTGATGACCTTCTTAGAATATCTAAGTCCGAATATTATTGTGCAGCGATTAATAGGCAGAGCCCCAGAAGAAAATAGTGTTTTCGTAAACTGGAATAGGAGTTGGTGGAAGATCAGAGATGAGATTCATGAAATGATGGCAAAGGACAATCGCTATCAAGGTAAAAGAGCAAACTATTTAGGGGGAAAAGCCTTAAGCCATAATTAA
- a CDS encoding universal stress protein UspA, translated as MEKENTMICVTQQKTCERLIKAGVQIKEKYGGGIFVVHVAPIGWNILGNSKEGEALDYLFDISKEVGADMTVLRSAEVVKTIIDFCQKHNIKTIVLGESKEKSTENNIITKLSKKISNEVDLKIISTD; from the coding sequence ATGGAAAAAGAAAATACTATGATCTGTGTAACCCAACAAAAAACCTGCGAAAGATTGATAAAAGCTGGTGTGCAAATAAAAGAAAAGTACGGAGGAGGAATTTTTGTCGTTCATGTAGCACCTATAGGGTGGAATATACTAGGGAATTCTAAAGAAGGAGAAGCTTTAGACTATCTATTTGATATTTCCAAAGAAGTAGGGGCGGATATGACAGTGTTGCGTTCTGCAGAAGTGGTGAAAACGATTATTGATTTTTGTCAAAAACATAATATAAAGACGATTGTTTTGGGGGAATCGAAGGAAAAATCTACTGAAAATAATATTATTACGAAACTAAGCAAGAAGATATCTAACGAGGTGGACTTAAAAATAATATCTACTGATTGA